From a single Gimesia fumaroli genomic region:
- a CDS encoding peptidylprolyl isomerase has product MRYAQVYFLFLVSLGMVGCETTPKVDNPVLGPPPPRLKSALKQQKLKHAEIASRANDRKNILEGDFEDSENPFETPVITASTTSAESAVEDTEDILSDSTVVAMVNGTPLFVSDVIGVYNFQLKQAEQRMPPEEYQKLRRALVKRDLKGHVERQLLIHEMKSTLKKEQLDQLQEVLETAFEEERIPELQKGLGVNSPQEVEAKLNEQGRSLYSERELFLKQQSAIQFMAVKAKATSKFSREEVLARYKANIKDYEVPSKVRWQRIRITYAKHGGKDQAVGLLDEVIHKLQAGEEFGVLAKKYSDGTRAEKNGQWGWTRRGSLAEPEIEEALFTLPIGQTSQVFETSTSFQIVKVNDRKEAGHIPFADVQGKLEQSMINEARMKATKEILEELHAKAVIETMFDLDEDDVNSTNSAGP; this is encoded by the coding sequence ATGCGCTACGCGCAAGTATATTTTTTGTTTCTTGTTTCGCTTGGCATGGTTGGTTGTGAAACTACTCCCAAAGTAGACAACCCTGTGCTGGGACCGCCCCCGCCGCGCCTGAAATCCGCTCTGAAGCAGCAAAAGCTGAAGCATGCTGAGATTGCCAGCCGGGCGAATGACAGGAAGAATATTCTGGAAGGGGACTTCGAGGATTCTGAGAATCCTTTCGAAACGCCGGTCATCACTGCATCTACCACTTCAGCCGAAAGCGCTGTTGAAGATACCGAAGATATTCTCTCTGACAGTACTGTGGTTGCCATGGTCAATGGAACACCGCTGTTTGTGTCGGATGTGATTGGCGTTTACAATTTCCAGCTCAAGCAGGCAGAGCAGAGAATGCCGCCTGAAGAGTATCAGAAATTACGACGTGCTCTGGTGAAACGTGACCTCAAAGGACACGTTGAACGCCAGCTTTTGATACATGAAATGAAGAGTACGCTCAAGAAAGAACAGCTGGATCAGCTGCAGGAAGTATTGGAAACCGCGTTTGAAGAAGAACGCATCCCCGAACTGCAAAAAGGACTGGGTGTAAACTCACCCCAGGAAGTGGAAGCAAAACTGAATGAGCAGGGGCGTTCTCTTTATAGTGAGCGAGAACTGTTTTTGAAGCAGCAGTCTGCGATTCAGTTTATGGCCGTGAAAGCGAAAGCAACCAGCAAATTTAGCCGTGAAGAAGTACTGGCACGTTACAAAGCCAATATTAAAGACTATGAAGTGCCATCCAAAGTTCGCTGGCAGCGTATCCGAATCACTTATGCAAAGCATGGGGGCAAGGACCAGGCTGTGGGACTGTTGGATGAAGTCATTCATAAATTACAGGCCGGGGAAGAATTTGGCGTACTGGCTAAAAAATATTCCGATGGCACACGTGCAGAAAAAAATGGTCAATGGGGTTGGACTCGTCGAGGCAGCCTGGCAGAACCGGAAATCGAAGAAGCACTGTTTACACTTCCGATCGGTCAGACCAGCCAGGTGTTTGAAACATCAACCTCATTTCAAATCGTAAAAGTAAATGATCGAAAAGAGGCTGGACATATTCCGTTTGCCGATGTTCAGGGCAAACTTGAGCAATCCATGATCAATGAAGCTCGTATGAAAGCCACAAAAGAAATACTTGAAGAGTTACACGCGAAGGCTGTGATCGAAACGATGTTCGATCTGGATGAGGATGATGTAAATTCTACAAATTCTGCTGGTCCATAA
- a CDS encoding NIPSNAP family protein translates to MTQHTTDRRQFLAGSVAAAVALGLGQKAHSAAPKQKQEFYELRTYRIHDTANQKLVSDYLKNALLPALKRQGIDRVGVFKLSESNRQEKDPKNDHSLYVLIPFKSLEQFSAVNDLLEKDEAYHQAAEAFFALPNKSAAYSRIESRLMKAFSGMPVLETPEGDEPHLFELRTYESSNAHLARLKVDMFNSGEIDIMKEVKLGPVFFGEMLIGDDVPNLTYMLSGPNREVHDEHWQGFIKHPEWDRMKKMEKYKGTVSKITKWYLEPLPYSEIQ, encoded by the coding sequence ATGACACAGCATACAACAGATCGAAGACAGTTTTTGGCAGGCAGCGTGGCAGCAGCCGTCGCACTCGGCTTGGGACAGAAGGCTCACTCTGCGGCTCCTAAGCAGAAGCAGGAATTTTATGAACTGCGCACGTATCGGATTCACGATACCGCCAACCAGAAGCTCGTGAGCGATTATCTGAAGAATGCCTTATTGCCGGCATTGAAACGGCAGGGCATCGACCGCGTTGGCGTCTTTAAGCTGTCGGAGAGTAACCGCCAGGAAAAAGATCCTAAAAACGATCATTCGTTATATGTGCTGATACCTTTTAAATCCCTGGAACAGTTTTCTGCTGTGAATGATCTGCTGGAAAAAGACGAGGCGTATCATCAAGCAGCGGAGGCATTTTTTGCCCTGCCGAACAAATCGGCTGCGTACAGTCGGATTGAAAGTCGTTTGATGAAAGCCTTCAGTGGCATGCCGGTCCTCGAAACGCCGGAAGGGGATGAGCCCCATCTGTTTGAGCTGCGAACATATGAGAGCAGTAATGCCCATCTGGCCCGTCTAAAAGTGGACATGTTCAATTCCGGCGAAATTGACATTATGAAGGAGGTCAAACTGGGGCCGGTTTTCTTCGGGGAAATGCTGATTGGCGACGACGTGCCGAACTTGACCTATATGCTCTCAGGCCCCAATCGTGAAGTCCATGACGAGCACTGGCAGGGATTCATCAAGCATCCCGAGTGGGACCGGATGAAGAAGATGGAGAAATATAAGGGAACCGTTTCAAAGATCACCAAGTGGTACCTGGAGCCTTTGCCTTACTCCGAGATTCAATAG
- a CDS encoding CocE/NonD family hydrolase encodes MRKLANACLMMMLLLLFTPVLSAQEAPPLEFEKGVNEKHVMIPMRDGVKLSAYLYYPKGKGPWPVLMEQRYASLRSTGARRAFAEMAGHDYVVCAVNFRGSQKSEGTWVGYRDLQWGEKRDGYDVVEWLAKQPWSTGKIGTFGSSQGGYAQNYLAVTQPPHLVCQFMIDTGLSLYHEGYFIGGAAKPNRFKGMDRVCRVAAHNRALMKEWFSHPDYDEYWKDEDCTLHFDKMNVPCFTVGSWYDYMCVGSIQSYIGRQHKGGPNSRGQQKLYIGPWLHGRTNKGNKVAEMLYPKNASFDVVAEMIRWFDHYLKGVENGITKDPNVRYYVMGAVGEPSAPGNFWRSADDWPIPVTETPYYLQPGGKLSTKKPTAGDSFTQLIADPLNPAKIEGRGFPGARDARVVEQQENVLTFTTDTLEEAVEWTGNVKAELLVSSSAKDTDFIVRVTDVYPDGRSILIIDMIRRARYRDGFEQQKLMEPGHVYKVGFNIGWLSQIFNKGHKIRVTVASTGAPFYEPNPNTGEPITIEFPEKVVVAKNKIHHSPKQASRILAPVNP; translated from the coding sequence ATGCGAAAACTGGCCAATGCCTGCCTGATGATGATGTTACTGCTTCTCTTCACCCCTGTCCTTTCGGCGCAGGAAGCCCCGCCACTCGAATTTGAGAAAGGGGTCAACGAAAAACATGTAATGATCCCGATGCGGGATGGCGTCAAGCTATCGGCTTATCTTTATTATCCCAAAGGTAAAGGCCCCTGGCCGGTGTTGATGGAACAGCGGTACGCCAGTCTGCGGAGCACCGGGGCACGGCGTGCGTTTGCTGAGATGGCGGGCCACGATTATGTCGTGTGCGCGGTGAACTTTCGCGGTTCTCAGAAGTCTGAAGGGACCTGGGTGGGCTATCGCGATCTGCAGTGGGGCGAGAAACGGGATGGCTACGACGTCGTTGAATGGCTGGCGAAACAGCCTTGGTCGACCGGAAAGATTGGAACGTTTGGCAGTTCTCAGGGGGGCTATGCTCAGAACTATCTGGCCGTCACTCAGCCACCACATCTGGTCTGCCAGTTTATGATTGATACAGGACTGAGTCTCTACCACGAAGGTTACTTCATCGGCGGGGCCGCGAAGCCGAATCGGTTCAAGGGTATGGACCGTGTCTGCCGCGTTGCTGCTCATAACCGGGCGTTGATGAAAGAATGGTTTTCGCACCCTGACTATGATGAGTACTGGAAAGACGAAGACTGCACGCTGCATTTCGATAAAATGAACGTCCCCTGTTTCACAGTGGGCAGCTGGTACGATTACATGTGCGTTGGCTCGATTCAAAGTTACATCGGTCGCCAGCACAAAGGGGGACCGAATTCGCGCGGTCAGCAGAAACTGTATATCGGCCCCTGGTTGCACGGGCGTACGAACAAAGGGAACAAAGTCGCCGAGATGCTGTATCCGAAAAATGCGAGTTTTGATGTGGTGGCGGAGATGATCCGCTGGTTTGATCATTATCTGAAAGGGGTGGAGAACGGCATCACAAAAGATCCCAACGTGCGGTACTACGTGATGGGTGCGGTGGGTGAGCCCAGTGCACCCGGAAATTTCTGGCGGTCGGCAGATGACTGGCCGATCCCGGTTACAGAAACACCTTACTACCTGCAGCCCGGTGGTAAATTATCGACCAAGAAACCGACTGCCGGTGATTCCTTTACCCAGTTGATCGCCGACCCGCTGAACCCGGCGAAGATTGAAGGACGTGGTTTCCCTGGTGCACGTGATGCACGAGTAGTGGAACAGCAGGAAAACGTGCTGACCTTCACAACGGATACACTGGAAGAAGCGGTCGAGTGGACCGGCAATGTGAAAGCGGAACTTTTGGTCTCTTCCTCTGCGAAAGATACCGATTTTATTGTGCGTGTGACCGATGTGTACCCGGATGGCCGTTCGATTCTGATCATCGATATGATCCGCCGTGCCCGCTATCGGGATGGCTTTGAACAACAGAAACTGATGGAGCCGGGCCACGTTTACAAAGTAGGTTTTAATATTGGCTGGTTGAGCCAGATCTTTAACAAAGGCCACAAAATCCGAGTAACAGTTGCTTCGACCGGCGCACCGTTTTATGAGCCGAACCCGAATACCGGAGAGCCAATCACGATTGAATTTCCGGAAAAAGTGGTTGTGGCGAAGAACAAAATTCATCATAGTCCAAAGCAGGCTTCCCGTATTCTCGCACCGGTCAATCCCTAA
- a CDS encoding FKBP-type peptidyl-prolyl cis-trans isomerase, with protein MTSTSSSSRAAKSRVTETDLNVTDEATPGYSSTPSGLKYRIVREGDGSKPGPQDEVTVHYRGTLEDGTEFDSSYKRGQTISFPLGGVIPGWTEGLQLIGEGGEIELIIPSELGYGAAGSPPVIPPNATLHFRVELFKVN; from the coding sequence ATGACCTCCACCAGTTCGAGTAGTCGGGCAGCCAAATCAAGAGTAACAGAAACGGATCTCAACGTGACTGACGAAGCAACACCGGGTTATTCATCGACCCCCTCCGGCTTAAAATACCGCATTGTTCGAGAAGGGGATGGTAGTAAACCAGGACCCCAGGATGAAGTGACCGTCCATTATCGGGGTACACTGGAAGATGGAACCGAATTTGACAGTTCATACAAGCGGGGACAAACGATTTCGTTTCCTCTGGGCGGGGTGATTCCCGGCTGGACCGAAGGGCTACAACTCATCGGTGAAGGCGGCGAAATTGAGCTGATTATCCCCTCTGAACTGGGATACGGAGCGGCAGGTTCGCCTCCCGTGATTCCCCCCAATGCAACGCTTCACTTCAGAGTGGAATTGTTTAAAGTGAATTAG
- a CDS encoding peptidylprolyl isomerase yields MFSIKTFLVFSWALGITLLSGLSEEAYAAAPQTYQVKMETTKGTFYIDVNRSWSPNGADRFYELVNSGFYNDCAFFRVIEGFMAQVGINGAPATQAKWRDQTIQDDPVVKSNLRGYVSFAKTGAPNSRTTQIFINFGDNRRLDRHGFTPFGIISPKGMKVVDALYSGYGEGAPSGRGPSQQRMQLEGNQYLKQDFPRLDYITKATIVKN; encoded by the coding sequence GTGTTCTCGATTAAAACGTTTCTGGTCTTTTCCTGGGCTCTGGGAATCACTCTCTTATCAGGTCTTTCTGAAGAAGCATACGCTGCCGCCCCGCAAACGTATCAAGTGAAAATGGAGACAACCAAAGGAACATTTTATATCGATGTAAATCGAAGCTGGTCTCCTAATGGAGCTGACCGGTTTTATGAACTGGTGAATTCCGGTTTTTATAATGACTGTGCGTTTTTTCGCGTGATTGAGGGCTTCATGGCGCAGGTCGGCATCAATGGTGCTCCCGCCACACAAGCAAAATGGCGAGATCAAACCATTCAAGATGACCCCGTCGTGAAATCAAACCTCAGGGGCTATGTCTCGTTTGCGAAAACAGGCGCTCCTAATTCAAGAACAACTCAGATCTTCATCAATTTTGGCGATAACCGCCGCCTGGATCGACATGGTTTTACCCCCTTTGGGATCATTTCACCGAAAGGGATGAAAGTCGTCGATGCCCTCTATTCCGGCTACGGCGAAGGGGCTCCTTCCGGACGTGGTCCCTCTCAGCAAAGAATGCAGCTGGAAGGAAATCAGTATCTGAAGCAGGACTTTCCCCGTTTGGATTACATCACCAAAGCGACTATCGTAAAAAACTAA
- a CDS encoding PDZ domain-containing protein, translated as MKKYQWFFFSGIVFSLLAAQQLLADETPLKAERPGQAETKQKRVAAQPNQMRPANGTNANAVKGKFRITSHPTGEAEERNFVGIVTEPIPAALAAQLNSMMKAGQGVGVKLVLPDSPAQQAGIKIFDVLTTFNGKAITSSDALRKFVMDSPKGSKIKLGVIRASQHQLIEVTLTEKLFRFHKFSVSPVGQNSAQASNPQKKIPSQPKPKQEGPIATRSTDSDPLGRKLPLGFSHLPVTSTQNLSLLYIGNLKKGYSVEVSYQDVNDTLQTQKFKGNLKEIRNQVVDMPDHVQMMINERLRELKLALQGNPPFRFQMKGHLQGNARFIRVFLSRGTKDKSVRMVELDHHLGNRPALNVNQILGNQVFTQELNQLNPTIQQQIKVTLQRVRIPTAQVRVDNPI; from the coding sequence ATGAAGAAGTATCAATGGTTCTTTTTCAGTGGGATCGTTTTCTCTCTACTCGCAGCACAACAGTTGTTGGCTGATGAGACGCCTCTAAAGGCAGAGAGACCCGGTCAGGCTGAAACAAAACAAAAGCGCGTTGCCGCTCAACCCAATCAGATGCGTCCCGCTAATGGTACGAATGCGAACGCAGTCAAAGGGAAGTTCCGTATCACCAGCCACCCGACGGGAGAAGCAGAGGAACGCAACTTTGTTGGCATTGTGACTGAACCAATTCCCGCCGCACTTGCTGCCCAGTTGAATTCCATGATGAAGGCCGGTCAGGGTGTGGGAGTGAAACTGGTTTTACCTGACTCCCCTGCTCAACAGGCAGGAATCAAAATCTTTGATGTTCTAACCACCTTCAACGGTAAAGCCATCACATCCTCAGATGCGTTACGTAAATTTGTCATGGATTCCCCCAAAGGGAGTAAGATAAAACTGGGGGTCATTCGTGCCTCTCAGCACCAGCTGATCGAAGTCACTCTCACAGAAAAACTATTTCGTTTTCATAAATTTTCGGTCAGTCCCGTTGGCCAAAACTCCGCGCAGGCATCGAACCCCCAAAAGAAAATACCTTCCCAACCCAAGCCTAAGCAGGAAGGTCCGATTGCCACCCGATCGACCGATTCAGACCCATTGGGACGGAAACTTCCTCTGGGTTTTAGTCATCTCCCGGTTACCTCAACTCAAAACCTTTCCTTATTATATATCGGCAACCTGAAGAAGGGGTATTCTGTTGAAGTCAGTTACCAGGATGTCAACGACACGCTTCAGACGCAGAAATTCAAAGGGAACCTGAAAGAGATCCGCAATCAGGTTGTTGATATGCCCGATCATGTGCAGATGATGATTAACGAGCGTTTGAGAGAGCTGAAATTGGCGCTGCAGGGTAATCCCCCGTTTCGCTTCCAGATGAAAGGACATTTGCAGGGTAACGCCCGCTTTATTCGGGTCTTCTTGAGCCGGGGAACGAAAGATAAATCAGTACGAATGGTCGAGCTTGATCATCATCTTGGAAATCGGCCGGCATTGAATGTGAATCAGATTCTTGGAAATCAGGTGTTCACCCAGGAACTCAATCAGCTTAACCCGACGATTCAGCAACAGATTAAGGTGACGTTACAGAGAGTCCGCATACCAACGGCTCAAGTGCGTGTTGATAACCCGATTTAA
- a CDS encoding inorganic diphosphatase, with product MTHCWHDVTPGQNLPRDFTAVIEIPTFSKVKYELDKTTGLLRLDRMLYSAVHYPANYGFIPQTLAEDDDPLDVLVLCQEPVDPLTILDARAIGVMTMIDSGKPDHKILAVAVNDPEYNPFTEASELPPHRLAMLRRFFQDYKMLEGKTVEVEEFQSASAAFPIIEDSLQRYSSQRRRGFL from the coding sequence GTGACCCACTGTTGGCATGATGTGACTCCGGGGCAGAATCTGCCTCGCGATTTCACTGCCGTAATTGAAATTCCCACTTTTTCAAAAGTGAAGTACGAATTGGATAAAACAACGGGCCTGCTCAGGTTGGACCGCATGCTTTATTCCGCCGTTCATTATCCTGCCAACTATGGGTTCATTCCCCAGACTCTGGCCGAAGACGACGACCCGCTTGATGTGTTAGTGCTCTGTCAGGAACCCGTCGATCCATTGACGATTCTTGATGCTCGCGCCATCGGCGTGATGACCATGATCGACAGCGGTAAACCCGATCATAAAATTCTGGCTGTTGCCGTCAATGATCCGGAGTATAATCCGTTCACCGAAGCGTCAGAACTTCCGCCACATCGTCTGGCGATGCTGCGACGTTTCTTTCAGGATTATAAAATGCTCGAAGGGAAGACCGTTGAAGTAGAAGAGTTTCAGTCTGCTTCCGCTGCATTTCCCATCATTGAAGACTCGCTGCAACGATATAGCAGCCAGAGACGTCGCGGCTTTCTATAA
- a CDS encoding DUF695 domain-containing protein: MSEEYRVVIPDEVFAVLEWTEDDLPAICVVNQSLANFDPKIVFAWHLSIIVDCAELADNGMPTLDENVILDQIGDHFDENIKADGNALFLARITWNGTRQFLYRVYDPKVVNAFLTDIIQNDKHIRPFDFRMELDKDWEFANYYLKHWET; the protein is encoded by the coding sequence ATGTCAGAAGAATACCGAGTCGTCATTCCTGATGAGGTTTTCGCCGTCCTCGAATGGACCGAGGACGACCTGCCTGCGATTTGCGTTGTCAATCAATCGCTCGCCAACTTCGATCCCAAGATCGTGTTTGCGTGGCACCTTTCCATCATCGTGGATTGCGCCGAACTCGCTGACAACGGAATGCCCACACTCGACGAAAATGTCATCCTCGACCAGATTGGTGATCACTTCGACGAAAACATCAAGGCCGATGGCAATGCACTTTTTCTCGCGCGAATCACATGGAATGGAACCCGCCAGTTCCTTTATCGTGTCTATGATCCCAAAGTTGTGAATGCGTTCTTGACGGACATCATTCAAAATGACAAGCACATCCGGCCGTTCGACTTCAGAATGGAACTCGATAAGGATTGGGAATTCGCGAATTACTACCTGAAACACTGGGAAACATAA
- a CDS encoding RNA polymerase sigma factor: MPDKQAKLWSAEIEAVYLREGREIWALLYAQCSDADRAYDALQEAFVRLQSQEVKSIRNIRAWVLTVAQNWLRDYARRQNHAARPADFLDNIVGKPSDPSEDLEKEERNSRIRQSLQQLRAEDREVLVLRYALGWSSKRMSIALNTSTSAIDMRLSRARKRLCEELEKVGIDHETV, translated from the coding sequence ATGCCTGATAAGCAGGCCAAACTGTGGTCGGCAGAAATAGAGGCGGTATATTTGCGTGAAGGCCGAGAAATTTGGGCATTACTATATGCTCAATGCTCAGACGCGGATCGTGCATATGACGCGTTGCAGGAAGCGTTCGTACGTTTACAATCTCAAGAAGTCAAGTCAATTCGAAATATCCGGGCCTGGGTTTTGACTGTTGCTCAAAACTGGTTGCGTGATTATGCCCGACGGCAAAATCATGCAGCAAGGCCTGCAGATTTTTTGGATAATATTGTAGGTAAACCTTCAGATCCGTCAGAAGATCTGGAAAAAGAAGAGAGAAACAGCCGAATCCGGCAATCACTTCAACAACTTCGAGCCGAGGATCGTGAGGTTCTCGTACTTCGATATGCACTAGGATGGTCATCGAAACGAATGTCAATTGCGTTGAATACATCAACATCAGCGATTGACATGCGGCTTTCTCGTGCGAGAAAGCGGCTTTGTGAAGAGTTGGAAAAAGTGGGGATAGATCATGAAACCGTATGA
- a CDS encoding GNAT family N-acetyltransferase, protein MTEQIHIRSAKQEDIRLLAEFIVPFVEQGKILPRTSEELDELVETGFVAVEQDVEIVGFASLEIYSRKLAEIRSLVVAEHRQGIGVGKKLVTACLERARQRNILEVMVVTSSDVFFQNCGFDFTLPGEKKALFIQPHLNE, encoded by the coding sequence ATGACAGAGCAAATTCACATCCGTTCCGCCAAACAAGAGGATATCAGGCTCCTGGCTGAGTTTATTGTTCCTTTCGTAGAGCAGGGAAAAATTCTCCCTCGCACTTCAGAAGAACTGGATGAACTGGTCGAAACAGGATTTGTAGCTGTCGAACAGGATGTCGAGATTGTCGGATTTGCTTCATTGGAAATTTATTCGCGGAAATTAGCAGAAATTCGCAGTCTGGTCGTCGCCGAACATCGACAGGGAATCGGGGTCGGCAAAAAACTGGTCACCGCCTGTCTGGAACGAGCCCGCCAGAGAAATATTCTGGAAGTGATGGTCGTCACGTCCTCCGATGTCTTTTTCCAAAACTGTGGTTTCGATTTTACTTTGCCGGGTGAAAAAAAGGCGTTATTTATTCAACCTCATTTGAATGAGTAA